From a region of the Neobacillus niacini genome:
- a CDS encoding AAA family ATPase — MIKQQTNSLNNNEKLLQWENELNEQGFISNENELLTAIRSESNPVLLSRMLTVAALSRLERKNQDSLASAWLHKALELHPENTKAKSYFIQYDWKMKKDILDVLTFPAIRETDNRTAKKKVAEQYIQICQSFLAEADNQVEDLTEKMNLADTLGNTTLLIQYKELIELLSTAIEISGNLLKAAEEYEESIKGVFHTATYFDDLKLHLSSLEDIKKDWQRVFLMEEDENQETANALDELNEMIGMDVVKKRVNDFYQFLKYQKDRKKLGFQTKDELSLNMILTGNPGTGKTTIARLLAKIYHELEVLPRPEVIETDRSQLVGAFVGQTEENVRAVVEKAIGGVLFIDEAYSLKREGQSGNDYGQTAVDTLVSLMTGKEYGGKFAVILAGYPDEMRIFLDANPGLRSRFPQSNLIHLPNYSNEELLLIADKIASENDYILTEEAKIEINHRLEQERVDDTFGNARSVRNIVLDAIFKKGSDHPISNEDILTYTLLDKKDFGVEKDEHRESPFEKLERLIGMTELKGELETLVSFVKMQQFRKEKKLPTVPIQLHSVFTGNPGTGKTTVAKIYAELLKECGMLKRGHLIVASRADFVAGYVGQTAGKTKKKIREALGGVLFIDEAYSLLSQTAGDFGKEVVDTLVDEMTKHNENLVVVLAGYPKEMDQLLESNPGLRSRFKKFFLFPDYSAEELLAIIETYVESFQYQLTEGARTLLKQSIENHTFEGNGRFATNLADEMIQAQAMRLMGAPQEEDLLEKAIHIEGEDVEKALNKFPLNREGE, encoded by the coding sequence ATGATAAAACAACAAACAAACTCGTTAAACAATAATGAAAAATTACTTCAGTGGGAAAATGAACTGAATGAACAAGGGTTTATTTCCAATGAAAATGAACTCTTAACAGCTATACGTAGTGAATCTAACCCTGTTCTACTGTCAAGGATGTTAACCGTTGCTGCCTTATCACGTCTGGAGCGTAAAAACCAAGATTCATTAGCTTCGGCGTGGCTTCACAAAGCATTAGAACTACATCCGGAGAACACAAAGGCAAAATCTTACTTCATTCAATACGATTGGAAAATGAAAAAAGACATTTTGGATGTTCTTACGTTTCCCGCCATTCGGGAAACAGATAATCGAACAGCAAAGAAAAAGGTTGCAGAACAATACATACAAATTTGTCAAAGTTTCTTAGCAGAGGCAGATAATCAGGTGGAAGATCTCACAGAAAAGATGAATCTTGCTGATACGCTTGGAAACACGACACTTTTAATTCAATACAAAGAACTAATTGAACTGCTGTCTACCGCGATTGAGATTAGCGGTAACCTTCTGAAGGCTGCTGAAGAGTATGAGGAATCAATTAAAGGTGTTTTTCATACGGCGACTTACTTTGATGACTTAAAACTACATTTATCCAGCCTCGAAGACATTAAAAAAGACTGGCAGAGGGTCTTTTTGATGGAAGAAGATGAGAATCAAGAAACAGCTAATGCCTTAGACGAATTAAACGAAATGATTGGAATGGATGTTGTCAAAAAACGAGTCAATGATTTTTATCAATTTTTAAAATACCAGAAGGACCGTAAAAAACTTGGATTCCAAACAAAAGATGAATTAAGTCTTAATATGATTCTGACTGGAAATCCTGGTACCGGAAAAACAACCATCGCACGTTTATTAGCAAAAATCTATCATGAGCTTGAGGTCCTGCCACGGCCAGAAGTGATTGAGACGGACCGATCCCAGCTCGTTGGGGCGTTTGTAGGTCAAACAGAAGAAAACGTTAGAGCGGTCGTTGAGAAAGCGATTGGAGGCGTTCTGTTCATTGATGAAGCCTATAGTTTAAAACGTGAAGGACAATCAGGAAATGATTATGGGCAAACAGCGGTTGATACCCTTGTTTCACTTATGACCGGAAAGGAATATGGTGGGAAATTCGCTGTTATTCTAGCGGGATATCCAGATGAAATGCGTATCTTTTTAGATGCTAACCCAGGATTAAGAAGCCGCTTCCCTCAATCGAATCTCATCCATTTGCCCAATTATTCCAATGAGGAATTACTTTTAATCGCCGACAAGATTGCCTCTGAAAACGATTATATCCTTACGGAAGAAGCGAAGATAGAAATCAATCATCGCCTTGAACAGGAACGGGTAGATGATACATTTGGTAATGCAAGATCCGTGCGTAATATTGTGTTGGATGCAATCTTTAAGAAAGGGTCTGATCATCCCATTTCAAATGAGGATATTCTCACCTACACATTATTAGATAAAAAAGACTTTGGCGTCGAGAAGGATGAACATCGGGAATCACCTTTCGAAAAATTAGAACGGTTAATAGGCATGACAGAGTTAAAGGGTGAATTGGAGACCCTTGTTTCCTTTGTTAAAATGCAGCAGTTTAGAAAAGAAAAAAAGCTGCCAACCGTACCCATTCAGCTTCATTCAGTATTTACAGGTAACCCGGGAACGGGTAAAACGACTGTGGCTAAAATTTATGCGGAGCTCCTAAAAGAATGCGGGATGTTAAAAAGAGGTCATTTAATTGTCGCCAGCAGGGCAGATTTTGTTGCGGGATACGTCGGACAAACCGCAGGAAAAACAAAGAAAAAGATACGAGAAGCGCTTGGCGGGGTGTTATTTATTGATGAAGCCTATTCACTCTTAAGCCAGACAGCAGGTGATTTTGGTAAAGAAGTAGTAGATACCCTCGTTGATGAAATGACCAAGCATAATGAAAATCTTGTTGTCGTGCTTGCGGGTTACCCAAAAGAAATGGACCAGCTATTAGAGAGTAACCCTGGGCTGCGCTCTCGGTTTAAGAAATTCTTTCTGTTCCCGGATTATTCAGCGGAGGAGCTGCTGGCCATTATCGAGACGTACGTAGAAAGCTTTCAATACCAATTAACTGAAGGGGCCAGAACTCTTTTGAAACAAAGTATTGAGAATCATACGTTCGAAGGGAACGGAAGATTTGCTACCAATTTGGCTGATGAGATGATACAAGCGCAAGCAATGAGGCTCATGGGAGCACCACAGGAAGAGGATTTATTAGAAAAAGCCATTCATATTGAAGGTGAAGATGTGGAAAAGGCGCTAAATAAATTTCCTTTAAATAGGGAAGGGGAATAA
- a CDS encoding acyl-CoA thioesterase — MDNVFISTREIQLLYADTDMMGVIYHANYLKYFELGRSGLIEDLGYSYVDMENAGYFAPVYDIQATYKKPLRYGDRGFVKTWIEKNDGLKTVYGYSIINGDQEVCAEGTSTHIVVKKDNFRPIAFKKAFPEWFQKYEEIKKK; from the coding sequence ATGGATAATGTATTTATTTCAACGAGAGAAATTCAACTTTTATATGCAGATACTGACATGATGGGAGTCATCTACCATGCAAACTATTTGAAATACTTTGAGCTCGGCAGAAGCGGGTTAATTGAGGATCTTGGATATAGTTATGTAGACATGGAGAACGCAGGGTATTTTGCGCCCGTTTATGACATCCAGGCAACCTATAAAAAGCCGTTACGCTACGGCGATAGAGGTTTTGTTAAGACGTGGATTGAGAAAAATGACGGGCTTAAAACCGTTTATGGCTATTCCATCATCAATGGTGACCAGGAAGTTTGTGCAGAAGGAACTTCAACTCATATTGTTGTCAAAAAGGACAACTTTAGACCGATCGCTTTTAAAAAGGCGTTCCCTGAATGGTTCCAGAAGTATGAAGAAATTAAGAAAAAGTAA
- a CDS encoding Gfo/Idh/MocA family protein — protein MIKLGIIGLGDIAKKAYLPVVSKLADVEIHLFTRNTQILMEISNQYRFSNTHSSLPSIIESGIKGAFVHSSTESHESIVRELLQNGIHVYVDKPITYHLETTKELVELAEEKGLILMTGFNRRFAPFYQTIAEVNEPNMIILQKNRHALPGTIRSFVYDDFIHVIDTVRYLFKGEIEDIIVHGRVRNEMLYHVVVQLISKDMTGLAIMNRDSGAVEEKLEVMGTNEKRVIHDLDQLTIYRDQKDIALSFDNWDSTLYKRGFEQIVAEFINAIRNNEFPSITASDSLKTHEICENVVHQLEKM, from the coding sequence ATGATAAAACTGGGAATCATCGGGCTTGGCGATATTGCGAAAAAAGCTTATCTGCCTGTTGTTAGTAAGCTGGCTGATGTGGAAATCCATTTATTTACTAGAAATACCCAAATATTAATGGAAATAAGTAATCAATATCGCTTTTCAAATACTCATTCTAGTCTTCCTTCTATCATTGAAAGCGGGATAAAAGGAGCATTTGTTCACTCGTCAACGGAATCACATGAAAGTATTGTAAGAGAACTCTTACAGAACGGTATCCATGTTTATGTAGACAAGCCTATTACCTATCACTTGGAAACTACCAAGGAGCTTGTTGAATTAGCCGAGGAAAAAGGTCTAATCTTGATGACTGGTTTTAACAGACGGTTTGCCCCGTTTTATCAGACCATTGCCGAAGTGAATGAACCAAATATGATTATTTTGCAAAAGAATCGCCATGCTCTACCTGGTACGATTCGGTCCTTTGTTTATGATGATTTCATCCATGTTATCGATACGGTCCGTTACCTGTTTAAAGGTGAAATTGAGGATATTATCGTTCATGGAAGAGTTAGGAATGAAATGCTTTATCATGTTGTGGTTCAATTGATCTCTAAAGATATGACAGGTCTGGCTATTATGAATCGCGACAGCGGGGCTGTTGAAGAAAAGCTAGAGGTCATGGGAACAAATGAAAAAAGGGTTATTCATGATTTAGACCAATTAACGATTTATCGTGATCAGAAAGATATAGCACTTTCTTTTGACAACTGGGATTCTACATTATATAAAAGAGGATTTGAACAAATAGTCGCAGAATTTATTAATGCGATCCGCAATAACGAATTCCCATCTATTACAGCAAGTGATTCTTTAAAAACTCATGAAATATGCGAAAATGTGGTCCATCAACTTGAGAAAATGTAA
- a CDS encoding HesB/YadR/YfhF family protein — protein sequence MNIQISSAAAAWYKQELNLKNGDFVRFYVRYGGYSPVQKGFSLGISSDEPNDIGAKTTVDGITFYVEEKDLWYFDDHDLIVDLHKKYEEPVLDYKKA from the coding sequence ATGAACATCCAAATCAGCAGTGCAGCAGCAGCGTGGTATAAACAAGAACTTAATTTAAAAAACGGTGATTTTGTTCGTTTCTATGTACGTTATGGCGGGTATAGCCCGGTACAGAAAGGTTTTTCGCTTGGGATTTCTAGTGATGAACCCAATGATATAGGTGCAAAGACAACCGTAGATGGAATCACTTTTTATGTTGAAGAAAAAGATTTATGGTATTTCGATGACCACGATCTAATTGTTGACCTACACAAAAAATATGAAGAGCCTGTTTTAGATTATAAAAAAGCATAA
- a CDS encoding CPBP family intramembrane glutamic endopeptidase, with the protein MKQNDYQGNFLSLLFIVLVYFFTRNYYSPFFWIILGLLLLLAFLNEENRLFAWVVISFFGGNFIVIYLDKFIGGMVADPFFRVIINQILFTIPILSMCYVIKQFNKRLSFFFKKPESFSILYIVLLFIVAGFLLLFFIKDGFDVFFSLFTFSLLHAAVQEVIWRGILLTQMIKITSETRAILFTSLAFSVNTTIFGFSIAVLLIYLILGWIFGFLTTKYKSILPAILVHLVVLLFSFLNGWIQLPIL; encoded by the coding sequence ATGAAACAAAACGATTATCAAGGTAATTTTTTATCTTTGTTGTTTATTGTTTTAGTCTATTTTTTTACTAGGAATTATTATAGTCCCTTCTTTTGGATAATCCTTGGTTTATTACTGCTGCTAGCATTCCTCAATGAAGAGAATCGATTATTTGCATGGGTCGTAATTTCCTTCTTTGGGGGCAATTTTATTGTCATTTATCTAGATAAGTTTATCGGAGGTATGGTTGCGGATCCTTTCTTTCGGGTAATCATCAACCAAATCTTGTTCACTATTCCAATCCTATCGATGTGTTATGTTATCAAACAATTCAATAAAAGGCTTAGCTTCTTTTTTAAAAAACCGGAATCTTTTAGTATCCTATATATCGTTTTGCTTTTTATTGTTGCAGGATTTCTTTTGTTATTTTTTATAAAGGATGGTTTCGACGTTTTCTTCTCCCTTTTCACTTTCTCACTACTTCATGCCGCCGTTCAGGAGGTCATTTGGCGCGGTATTTTGTTAACACAGATGATTAAGATTACGAGTGAAACAAGAGCTATACTATTTACTAGTCTCGCCTTTAGTGTTAATACAACCATATTTGGATTCTCTATAGCCGTTCTTCTGATATATTTAATTTTAGGCTGGATATTTGGTTTTTTAACAACAAAATATAAAAGCATTTTGCCTGCTATTTTGGTTCATTTGGTGGTGTTACTATTCTCCTTCTTAAATGGCTGGATTCAACTGCCAATCTTATAG
- a CDS encoding CapA family protein translates to MRKKAVITSVFIISACIVLASVLLIQQHNNQAAADKIYPVGEHATRTQSVMGRTLTEKLTIGAIGDILIHDTVYQDAFNGAQYNFNPIFENVKGILESPDVLTANQESMLGGVDIGVSSYPMFNSPHEVADALVNTGVDIVSLANNHTLDKGERGILSATDYLNSIGLPHVGSYLNQDDRQKLSIIHRNGIKLAFLSYTYGTNGIPVPDGKDFLVNLINRDIMSEEIERAKKEADVIIMSIHWGNEYQRIPTSEQKDLANFLANEGVDIIFGSHPHVLQPMEWIKTEDGRNSFVIYSLGNFISGQVRDYKDIGGMATVEITKQVTETGKKIELANPAFYPTYVSSQSNRNYQVVPLENAGSFGLENASAKYQEIQDHMTQWLR, encoded by the coding sequence ATGAGAAAAAAAGCAGTGATAACGTCTGTATTCATCATTTCTGCGTGTATTGTACTTGCTTCGGTGCTTCTGATACAACAACATAATAATCAGGCTGCTGCAGACAAAATATATCCTGTAGGTGAGCATGCTACTAGAACACAATCTGTAATGGGCAGGACATTGACAGAAAAATTAACCATTGGGGCCATCGGAGATATATTGATTCATGATACGGTTTATCAGGACGCCTTTAATGGAGCACAGTATAATTTCAATCCTATCTTCGAAAATGTAAAAGGTATATTAGAATCGCCAGACGTTCTTACGGCGAATCAGGAAAGTATGTTAGGCGGCGTTGACATTGGTGTCTCAAGTTACCCCATGTTTAATAGTCCTCATGAAGTCGCAGATGCACTTGTTAACACAGGTGTTGATATCGTCTCTCTTGCAAACAATCATACGTTAGATAAGGGTGAAAGAGGTATTCTATCCGCTACTGATTATTTAAATAGTATTGGACTGCCTCATGTTGGAAGCTATCTAAATCAAGACGATCGGCAGAAGCTTAGCATCATTCATAGAAATGGCATTAAATTAGCTTTTCTATCTTATACATACGGTACAAATGGAATACCGGTGCCAGATGGCAAGGATTTCTTAGTTAACCTGATTAACCGTGATATCATGAGTGAAGAAATTGAACGAGCTAAAAAAGAAGCAGATGTTATAATAATGAGCATTCATTGGGGAAATGAGTACCAGCGAATTCCCACAAGTGAACAAAAGGACTTGGCTAATTTCCTAGCAAATGAAGGTGTTGATATCATCTTTGGTTCTCACCCTCACGTGCTTCAGCCAATGGAATGGATTAAAACAGAAGATGGCAGAAACTCATTCGTTATTTATTCCTTGGGTAACTTCATTTCTGGACAGGTCCGTGACTATAAGGATATTGGCGGGATGGCTACAGTTGAAATAACGAAACAGGTTACGGAAACAGGAAAGAAAATTGAATTGGCAAACCCTGCTTTTTATCCAACCTATGTTTCAAGCCAAAGTAATCGAAATTACCAAGTAGTCCCCCTTGAAAATGCAGGCTCCTTTGGGCTTGAAAATGCTTCGGCTAAGTATCAGGAAATTCAAGATCATATGACTCAATGGCTCCGTTAA
- the plsY gene encoding glycerol-3-phosphate 1-O-acyltransferase PlsY produces the protein MVQIILVLLLAYLLGSIPSGLIIGKVFYKTDIREHGSGNLGGTNTFRTLGVKAGIAVTLADILKGTLAAYLPVLFGIDINPLLAGGFAVIGHTYPIFAGFRGGKAVATSGGVLLFCAPLMFLMIFLVFFASLYFTKYVSLSSMIAGVFAVIYACIDGDIPLLIAVTLLASFVIYRHRANIRRIMNKTEPKIKWL, from the coding sequence ATGGTTCAAATTATTTTAGTCCTACTACTCGCCTACCTGCTAGGGTCCATTCCGTCAGGTTTAATTATTGGTAAAGTTTTTTATAAAACAGATATTCGTGAACACGGGAGTGGAAATTTAGGGGGAACAAATACTTTTCGAACATTAGGTGTAAAAGCTGGTATCGCTGTCACCTTGGCTGATATCCTTAAAGGAACGCTAGCCGCTTACCTGCCTGTTTTGTTTGGAATTGATATCAATCCTTTACTCGCAGGGGGTTTTGCGGTAATCGGACATACTTATCCGATTTTTGCTGGCTTTAGAGGCGGAAAAGCAGTAGCAACGTCTGGAGGCGTTTTATTGTTTTGTGCGCCGCTGATGTTTTTAATGATATTCTTGGTCTTTTTTGCCAGTCTTTATTTTACAAAATATGTATCTTTATCGTCGATGATTGCAGGCGTGTTTGCTGTGATTTATGCTTGCATTGATGGGGACATCCCGTTATTAATCGCTGTAACACTTTTGGCTTCATTTGTGATTTATCGACATCGGGCTAATATAAGACGAATCATGAATAAAACCGAACCAAAAATTAAATGGCTTTAA
- a CDS encoding glycosyl hydrolase family 18 protein — MAQIEYQKKKSLSPKWILGGLMIAILFIASSILFLLYPFASNERLTYFTEKNPILFEGSQRGNALIEGDSIFLPLTFMQENIDNSIIYDEKSKSIIITTAEKVIQMPTDSLTFFVNQQPVELQVSPTISKEGKIYVALDPLLAYYPIQFKILEETGAVWIQKNGDHYVKGEITAEDVHPENLRLRLNPSLKAPYTAEMSKKETVMIEAEEEDYYLVRKENGVSGYINKKYVNKNEEVTITISQKNETASIPKINGPIQLTWEAVYTRNPDHTQIPDMTGVNVVSPTWFSLTGNDGTISNIASLEYSKWAQSKGYQVWGLFSNSFDPVLTHEALKDFETRQKIIVQLLHFSQMYQLQGINFDIENVYPADGPLVTQLMREAAPYLHEAGLVVSMDITFYAGENNNWSSFYERDKLASIVDYLIIMAYDEHSGSSPVAGSVSSLPWVETNLQNLLKEVPKEKLILGVPLYTRLWKEQINEDGTTAVSSQSMSMAKVKEWLAEKGIQPVYDEASGQNYAEYHAGDENATYKVWIEDELSLTKRANLTANYQLAGMASWSRAFGDQTAWTAMSIDPNKAVTQK, encoded by the coding sequence ATGGCACAAATTGAATACCAGAAAAAGAAATCATTATCACCAAAATGGATTTTAGGAGGATTGATGATTGCAATTCTGTTTATTGCGTCTTCTATTCTTTTTTTATTATATCCGTTTGCCTCAAATGAAAGATTAACTTATTTTACCGAAAAGAATCCAATCCTTTTCGAAGGCAGTCAGCGGGGAAATGCACTAATCGAAGGGGATTCTATCTTTCTTCCACTTACATTTATGCAGGAGAACATAGATAACAGCATTATTTATGATGAAAAATCAAAGTCTATCATCATTACGACTGCAGAAAAAGTAATCCAAATGCCAACTGATTCCTTAACCTTCTTTGTTAATCAACAGCCGGTGGAGCTTCAAGTATCACCGACTATCTCGAAGGAAGGCAAAATATATGTAGCACTTGATCCATTGCTCGCCTATTATCCAATCCAGTTTAAGATCTTGGAGGAAACGGGAGCTGTTTGGATTCAAAAAAACGGTGACCACTATGTAAAAGGTGAAATAACGGCTGAAGATGTTCACCCGGAAAACCTACGTTTACGCTTGAATCCTTCTCTAAAAGCACCGTATACCGCGGAAATGTCTAAAAAAGAGACTGTAATGATTGAGGCCGAGGAAGAGGATTACTACTTAGTTAGGAAAGAAAATGGAGTAAGTGGATATATAAACAAGAAATATGTAAATAAGAACGAAGAGGTTACCATTACAATCTCACAAAAAAATGAAACAGCATCTATTCCAAAAATTAATGGACCCATTCAATTAACTTGGGAAGCCGTCTACACGAGGAATCCGGATCATACCCAAATACCGGATATGACGGGGGTCAATGTTGTGTCACCAACTTGGTTCTCCTTAACTGGAAATGACGGGACAATAAGTAATATAGCGTCCTTAGAATATAGTAAATGGGCACAATCCAAGGGATATCAAGTATGGGGATTATTTTCAAATTCGTTTGATCCAGTACTAACACATGAAGCGTTAAAGGACTTTGAAACACGTCAAAAAATTATCGTCCAGCTGCTTCATTTCAGTCAAATGTACCAATTACAGGGGATTAACTTTGATATTGAAAATGTCTATCCCGCAGATGGACCACTTGTTACTCAATTGATGCGGGAAGCAGCACCGTATTTGCATGAAGCAGGGTTAGTTGTTTCCATGGACATTACGTTTTATGCTGGTGAAAACAATAATTGGTCATCCTTTTATGAAAGGGATAAGCTTGCAAGTATTGTGGATTACCTTATTATTATGGCCTATGATGAACATTCGGGATCGTCTCCTGTTGCCGGCAGTGTTTCAAGCCTTCCATGGGTAGAGACGAACCTGCAAAACTTGTTAAAAGAAGTACCCAAAGAAAAGTTAATACTAGGTGTCCCTTTATATACTAGATTGTGGAAAGAACAAATAAATGAAGATGGTACGACAGCGGTTTCCTCTCAATCTATGTCAATGGCGAAGGTGAAAGAATGGCTTGCCGAAAAAGGGATACAGCCTGTGTATGATGAAGCAAGCGGTCAAAATTATGCTGAATATCATGCCGGAGACGAGAATGCCACCTATAAGGTATGGATTGAGGATGAATTGTCGTTAACAAAACGAGCAAACCTTACAGCGAATTATCAACTGGCAGGCATGGCTTCCTGGTCGAGAGCTTTTGGAGACCAGACGGCGTGGACTGCGATGAGTATCGACCCAAATAAGGCAGTGACACAGAAATAG
- a CDS encoding diguanylate cyclase, with protein MAITIPQNHSYQFKNVKVLYVEDEVFSREKLLRILNRRFSDVHVAIDGEEGLQLYQQYLPDLLIVDIKVMSSLDMIKNIRKHNEKVQIIVTTAHDDNDVFIQCIEHTVNHFILKPIDLDRFLLALQKSVQEVRQEKELLKHNQLTKALIETQDHLLFIEDHGHIVEFNEAFASFTGIGNTKDLQTSNLVAKLFVEDPDYFYPKNKGKWIEEFFQTEKKYAKVMWKGQKGKQGIYLMKGSRIPGKKQILFVCTEISLLEEEYKKNEILSMMDPLTRSLNRKKFEEPLSSEISRSERYNHPFSIILMDIDYFNNVNDYFCHTKGDEVLITISTIVQQRIRESDVLARWGGDSFILLTPETNSPGAMVLAESIRSLINSFAFPKIGTVTCSFGVAEFSAGKSKIELISEVKQGLSKSKINGRNCVTFYNSSIGE; from the coding sequence ATGGCCATTACAATACCACAAAATCACAGTTATCAATTCAAAAATGTAAAGGTCTTATATGTAGAAGATGAGGTGTTTTCACGCGAAAAATTATTACGAATCTTAAATCGCCGTTTTTCAGATGTCCATGTTGCGATAGACGGTGAAGAAGGGCTTCAGCTTTATCAGCAGTACCTTCCTGACCTACTCATTGTAGATATTAAAGTTATGAGCAGTTTAGACATGATTAAAAACATTCGGAAACATAATGAAAAGGTTCAAATCATTGTTACCACAGCGCATGATGATAACGATGTCTTTATCCAGTGTATTGAACATACCGTCAACCATTTTATTTTAAAACCAATCGATTTAGATCGATTTTTACTTGCCCTCCAAAAATCAGTCCAGGAAGTTCGGCAGGAAAAGGAATTATTGAAACATAACCAGTTAACAAAGGCACTCATAGAAACACAGGATCATTTACTATTCATCGAGGACCACGGACATATTGTAGAGTTTAATGAAGCATTTGCTTCCTTTACAGGTATAGGAAATACCAAGGACTTACAAACATCTAACCTTGTTGCTAAATTATTTGTTGAAGACCCAGATTATTTTTATCCTAAGAATAAAGGAAAATGGATAGAAGAATTTTTTCAGACAGAGAAAAAGTATGCAAAGGTCATGTGGAAAGGTCAAAAAGGCAAACAAGGGATATATTTAATGAAGGGTTCTCGAATCCCAGGAAAAAAACAGATCCTATTTGTCTGTACGGAAATTAGTTTATTAGAAGAAGAGTATAAAAAGAATGAAATTCTATCCATGATGGACCCATTAACACGGAGTTTAAATCGGAAAAAGTTCGAGGAGCCGCTTTCAAGTGAAATAAGCCGGTCAGAACGATATAATCATCCTTTTTCTATTATTCTCATGGACATTGATTATTTTAATAATGTAAATGATTATTTTTGCCATACAAAAGGGGATGAAGTGCTCATTACAATATCAACCATTGTTCAGCAAAGGATTCGTGAATCAGATGTTTTGGCACGTTGGGGCGGTGATTCCTTTATTCTTTTAACACCGGAAACGAACAGTCCTGGAGCGATGGTTCTTGCTGAATCCATCCGTTCCTTAATTAATTCATTTGCCTTTCCGAAAATAGGTACCGTTACCTGCAGTTTTGGAGTTGCAGAATTTTCGGCTGGTAAATCGAAAATAGAGCTCATTTCAGAGGTTAAACAAGGACTATCTAAATCAAAAATTAACGGAAGAAACTGCGTAACTTTTTATAACAGTTCAATAGGTGAATAA
- a CDS encoding sensor histidine kinase, producing MLGTYITILSVGLLFIAFVISYIIFRHVLLKKQKENEENYREMTEKYEVVVKNLESRVAEEAAKNRQKDHFLLHHSIVSMGEMISSIGYQWQQPLNSLSLLIQDVREALQFGEINDHYIDTFTKEGMFEINFMSRTINDFRKFYQPTKQKCTFSISDCIEKALSICSYSLKIHDIHVEFEYREEHMAYGFPNEYSQAVLTLLTNARYAFITNKVNKRILDIKISAEGSCIVVDFTDNAGVIEPLMLSRVFEPDLTTRNSDTTGIGLYMTKIMIENMDGSVTVKNTGEGAQFRLSVPKAAPMDIPSPV from the coding sequence GTGCTTGGTACATATATTACAATTCTTTCAGTAGGATTACTATTTATTGCTTTTGTCATAAGCTATATTATTTTCCGTCATGTGCTTTTGAAAAAGCAAAAAGAAAATGAAGAGAACTACCGGGAAATGACAGAAAAATATGAGGTTGTAGTAAAAAACTTAGAAAGCAGGGTCGCGGAAGAAGCAGCAAAGAATCGTCAGAAGGATCATTTTCTTCTTCACCATTCTATTGTATCGATGGGTGAAATGATCTCTAGTATTGGTTATCAATGGCAGCAGCCGCTCAATAGTTTGTCACTCTTAATTCAAGACGTCCGTGAAGCCCTTCAATTCGGTGAAATAAATGATCACTATATTGACACTTTCACCAAAGAAGGCATGTTTGAAATTAATTTTATGTCACGTACCATCAATGATTTTCGGAAATTTTATCAACCAACTAAACAGAAATGCACCTTTTCTATATCAGATTGTATTGAAAAAGCACTATCGATTTGTTCCTATAGCCTTAAGATTCATGACATTCATGTTGAGTTTGAATATCGCGAAGAGCATATGGCTTATGGATTTCCAAATGAATACAGTCAAGCTGTTTTAACTCTTTTAACAAACGCACGCTATGCATTTATAACAAACAAAGTTAATAAGAGAATCTTAGATATTAAGATATCGGCAGAAGGCAGCTGTATAGTTGTGGATTTTACAGATAATGCTGGTGTCATTGAGCCGTTAATGCTTTCAAGAGTTTTCGAACCGGATCTCACCACTAGAAACAGTGATACTACGGGGATTGGGTTATATATGACGAAAATAATGATAGAAAATATGGATGGAAGTGTTACTGTAAAAAATACTGGGGAAGGAGCACAGTTCCGCCTTTCAGTTCCAAAGGCTGCTCCCATGGACATTCCATCACCTGTCTGA